CTGGTCTCGCTCTTCTATATGATCAACCGCGGATATGGCCGAACGCTCCTCGCACCTGATCGGATGCAGTTCTCCACACTCGTCAGCCGACGAGCGATCCCGTGGAGTGAGATCACCAGCATTGAGCCGCGCAGCCACCAGACACGCGGCGGGGCCTGGTGGGAGGTGCGCGTGTATCGGGCGAGAGGACGATCGCTTGCGATCCCGGGGATCTTCACCAGCCGTCGCGGCGATAAGGTCTTCGAAGGCAACCTGGCCGTGGTCCGCGAGTACTGGGCCCGTGCGACAGCGCCGAAGTAAGTCCCTTGCGCGATCCGGTCCGTCCGCGAGGTGTGGGACGAGATCAAGATGAAGCGAGAGTGACCCGCCGCCTGCCCCCGTCGAGTTGATGGGGGCAGGCGCACTTGGGTCGACTGTCGGACCCTGCGCTTACCCTTACCGCGTGGGCAATGTCATGTACTTGAGGATGCCGTTCTCGGCCAGCGACGCCGACAACTGGCAATCGTTCGAGCGGCTGGTAGCGGACGAGGTGAGCAAGCTCGACTCCAGTGCGACTGTCCAACATGACGCGAAGCTGGTCGGCGTCCACAGCAAGATCGAGCGCCAGATCGACGTGCTTGCGTCAGTGCCAGCCATCGGCGCAACCATGCGAATCGCCTTCGAGTGCAAGCTCTACAAGCGCGCCGTGGGTATCGGGACCGCCGAGGAGTTCATCGGCAAGCTCCAAGACCTGCGCGTGGACCGTGGAGTCCTGTGCGTCTTCGGTGACGTAACCCCCGCCGCATACAGGCGCCTTGCCGGGGTCCTTCATCCCAGCATCGACCTTTACCTCTGGCACCGGGAGAAGCCCACGTACCTCGATTTGGAGAAGGCGTTCGAGGAAGACTGCATGGATCCGGACGCCCCAACCTGGTGGGATCAACGCATGTCGCAGGTGCGTCGCCGATGGCATGACTACTCCATCCCGAGCTCCTTCTTGTAGTCGGCGACGGCGACAGCGGAGGCCGGCTGAGCGGCCCAGCAGTAGGCGGCGGCGAGAGCCGCGGGAAAGGTGGAGACGAACGCGAGGGCGGCGACGATGAGCAGGCAGACGAGCAGTGCGACATTAGCAACTCTCTTCGCCGTAGGGGTGGCAGGTGCCGCCGGCCGCACCGGTCCGAGCCCCTCTGCGCACGCCGGACTGACCGTGCGACGCTGGGTGGGGCAAGGGGAGATCCTCCTTCGATGAGGCGCCCTCGACCGGCGCCCGGTACGTCAAGTGGGAAACGTACGTACGTGACCGGGCATGCGGTCGACGTACGCGGCCGGGATGGTCAGGCGTTGCGAGTCGACTCGCGGACGTAGCGGTCGTGGGCCATGTGGCGCAGCAACGCGCCGGAGTACGGGACTCCTCGGCCGACAGGCTTCGCGGGGGACAAGACGTTGACGCCGACGCGAGCGAGGGTGAAGACCTCGACGAGTAGGGCGACGTACAGGGCGGCGATGGCGACGGTCATGGGGCGTGCTCCTTCGGGACCGGCGATCCACGGTGGACCGCTCAGCACCGTCCCCGAGGCGGACCACTCGGGGACGACGCTCAGCGGGCCAGCGTCACGCGGTCTAGCTCGCCAGCACCACGCGCACGCCGATGCTCTCGGGGTTGCCCGTCTGCGCCTCGAAGCGCGACACCTTCTCGACCACGCCGACGCCGGGGAAGAACTTGCCCACCATCGACTGAGCACCCTTGCTCGCAGCAGCGCGCACGGAGTCGATCGGGAAGTTCGGGGTGTTGGAGCGAACCTTGTACTGAGCCTCGACAACGACGGTTCGGGCACTGCCGTTGGCCGTGGCCGTGAACCGCTTCGACTCGGGGCGAGCGCTCATGTCAGGGGACGAGACGCCACCGCCGGGGGACACGGTGAGGCCACCAGCGATCTCACCGTGAATCGGGAACGCCTTGACCATTTCGATGGACAGGGTGCCGACGATCGCCTTGACGTCGCGCTTGACGGGCTCCTTCGTGATGACCGGGACCAAGGCGTACGCGCCGAGCTGCTGCACTCGGATCACATCGACGGTGAACCCGTCCTGTCGGTCGGTGCTCTGCGTAGGCTCGAAGCGCATGTTCCACCCTCGGGCGTCGAACTCCCGGATCATGTCGCGCTTGTCGATCTGCTGGAAGTGCGGGAGGCGAAAGCTGCGGATGGTGATCTCAGCCGTGAGGATGCCGCCCTTCTCGACGGCCGTACCCTCCTGAGTGATGACGACGACCGGGCCAGCGGCCAGGTTCTCGGGCACCTCGGCCGGATGGAGGAACGAGGGGATCACCTCGGCCGCGTAGGGGACCACCTTCGCCACGGCCTCGGCCACCAGGACCGACAGGCTCTTGTCGACGTTCGGGGCATCCTTCGCGAGCCGGTTTGCCTTGGCCTTCTGCCCCTCGGCCAGCAGGGCGGCACGCTCGACGGCCGCGCGAGCCTCGGCCAGATCGGCGGCGGTGTAGGTGTCGTTGCCGCGCTTGAACGAGCCGAGGATGCCGGACAGGTGATCCTGTGCTGTGTGCGTCACCCACGCCCCACCGGCCAGTGAGGGAACCGGTGAGGCAGAGGGAGCGTGCGGGGAGCGCGCAGGAGGACGCGCCCATGAGGTCTGGGAGGGGAGCTACCCCCACACTTACTGGTAGGAGTTGATCAAAGCTCTGTTGCGGCGCCCGAGGCGTGAGGCTGATCACTCGAAGACCGGGAGTGGAGGACCCTCACTTACTGATACGGAGCTTGCGGGTCCTTCCGGAACGAGTCCGAGCCGTGACGCCGGTCACTCGACTGTCAGTCCCTCGGCCTACCGTCCTCGCATGGACATGAACGACCCGCAGGACGTAGGCGCCGCGTTCGGCGCCCTGATTCTCGGAGGCACGGTGAGCGAGGAGCCGCCTCCGCCAGACTCCCCCCTCGGCCGCGTGCGGGAGTTCACCGCCCGGTACGGCGAGGACGCGCTGAAGCCTGAGCACATCAGGGCTGCGCATGAGGGGTGCCCTCTGCTCCCGTGAAGCTGCGCCGTGCCAGGCACTTCATGCAACAACGTGCATACCCACGAACGTGCATGGACGGCCGGGCATGACACTCGTACGGTCGTGTCCAACGGCCCGACAGGGCCGACAGACAAGGGGGGTTTCGCATGGCACGCGAAGAACTGACTCGGCTTACCGGCAACGGAAACGGCGAGTGCGGCGAAGACGACTGCCCGAATGTTTACCGGACCGAGCGGGGAACGTTCGTCGTGCAGGGAGACGTTTCCAGGGCCTTCGCTCCGCCGCAGGGGGAAGGGCTTGTGGAGATTCCCGAGAGCGTTCTTCGGGGGGTCGTTCGTGCTCTTGGATGGTGACGACTGGAAGGCAACCATTCGGGGATTTCAGTTTGAGGCATGGCGACTGGAGACCCTCCCGCAGTACCTCGTACCGCAGGAATCCGGAGAGCTCGAAGACTTCCGAGCGGGTAAGCGAGTCGACCCGGACACCTACTCGTCGCCATACACGGAAGACCTGAAGAGGCTTCGCGGCGAGGGGAAGCGTAAGGGGCGAGTGCACATCCTGACTCGGCCGCTCTCCGAGTATCTACAATTCGAGTTCTCTCGGTACTACGTCCCGCACGTACTCGCCGGGGAAGACATTCGAATTCTCGACGTGACCGAGCGAGAGAATCCCTTGCCCGGAGTCCAAGACTTCTGGATGTTCGATCGCTCGACGGTCGTTCTCATGCATTACGAGGACGACGGCACGCAGGTGAGTCGAGAGCTGTTCGAGAGCGAGCCGGCCGACTTCATCGCATACCAGCGCATTGCCATCGCTGAGTCGGTCCCGTTCCTGGAGTACGTGAAGGGGTGACGTTCGAAGCTGGGCAGCTCGGCGAGTCCGGCCCTGAACTTGCCTCACTGCTCCGAGAGCTACGCAAGCGAGCCGGTCTCTCAGAGGATCGGCTCGCCGCGCGCTGCAACATGTCTCAGTCCAAGGTGAGCCGGATCGAAAACGGCCGGACGCGGCCGTCCCTGGTCGACGTGGAGGCGATCCTCAGAGCGTTGGAGGCGCCGCCCGAACTGGTCGCCCAGGCGTCCGCGCTCGCCAGGATGGCCAACACGGAATGGCGGAACCTGCGGGAGCTTCGCCGTAAGGGACTCGGAACACGACAGGCAGAGCTGAAAGGGCTCGAAGCGTCCTCGGCGCACATGCGCTACTTCCTGCTCTCGATGATTACCGGTCTCCTCGCCACGCCAGAATACGTGAGGGCGAGCCTCGCTCACTCCCCGGCGGATACGAGTAAGGCAGTCGCGGGAAAGCTGGAGCGGCAAGCCGTTCTCTACGACGTTTCGAAGCAGTTCACGTTTCTGCTGACCGAGCAGGCCGTTCGCTGGCCTGTCGTTTCGCCGTTGGCTTTGGCTGAACAGATGGACCGCTTGTCTTCTCTGTCTTACCTTCCGAATATCTGTATCGGTGTGATTCCCGTGGGGTCGGTAACCCCTCGGGTGCCACTGAATGCCTTCACGATCTACGACGCATCGTTGGTCACCATCGAAACTTCGGCGGGAAGTCTGGTACTGCGTGACGGCCGAGATGTGCAGACCTACTTGAAGGAATTCGCGGGATACGAGGAATGCGCACTGTTCGGTGAGGAACTTCGAGCGAGGCTCGCCGAGTGGTCGGCTGCCTGCCGTGCATGACTTCAGTGGACAACGCGCATGAACCGAGGCTCGGTGCGCATTTCGCGGGATCATGCTTCGGCAGATACGAAGTCCGGGAGGCCGTACGGAATGAGTACACCGAAGACGACGATCACGGGACCGGTGCACCTGACGGCCCCGGATCAGGAGCCGGAACCCGTAGGAAGCTGCCGGGAATGCCTCGGCCACGCCGTGACTCGGGCCAACGCCCGATCGGTCGGCGACTACTCGAAGGTGTCGGACGCGAACGTCGTGCTCCGTACGCACCTGCGGGAAGACCACGGGGCCGAGTGATGGACATGCAGACGTGGCGAGACGGCCGAGCTACGGCCGTTGAAGCGACCGAGACACTGCGGGCGGCCCTTGCCTCCCTCGGCATCCCAGAGAGCGTGTGGGGGACCGTGCGCCCTGTCGTCACCCACAGGGGGACGGCGTACGTGCACGTTGGCCTGGTGCGTGCGGACGTGGCTGAGCGGATGGCCGAGGCTATGAGAGCCCGAGGGGGTGCGCAGTGACCCGCTCCGTCCTTCGGTACGTGAAGCACCGGATCACGCAGCAACCGGACACTTGCGCGAACGTTCGAGGCCGAATGCATGACGTGCGACTGGAACGCGAAGCCGTCGACAGACGGCGCGACGGTTGACGTCGAGTGCATGAGCCATGAGCCACACCGGCCGGACAGCGCACGCGACGTTCCGCCGGTTGTGTACGTCGCTTGCTCTCGTCGAGCGAGCCGAGTAGCCGAACGCAGTGAACCCGCCGGCCGGTATGGGCTGACGGGGTCTCGGTCACTCAGGGGGGACGGCTGACTGAACGGAGAGTGGTCGGAAGGCTCAGCCGGTGAGCATCTCCGCCACCACGCCCCCGCGCGAGCCGGCCCCCGCCGGGCCGTCTCCGCGCACGGCACGACCCCGCCGACGGCGGGACCCTCGGCATGCCCGTCGCACGGCGTGCGGAAAACGGCTTCGGGAGCGCTCCCAAGATGCATTGACCACGCGCCTGCCACGCGCCGGTTGGGCGAGAGGGCGAGCGCACCTCCCTGAACAGCTAATTCGAGACTCCTTCGACCCATCCTCCCCGCAGGGTTGTCAGGGACATGAACGCCTCCTACAGTCCGGTTCGAAACCAGAGGAGTGGGAGCGCTCCCACCCTGGCGGACGGGCGCGCTCCCGAGCCGAGCCCATCCCTGGCGAAACCGGCTGTTCCTCCCAGAGAGGCACCCGCATGCGACCGTTATCGACGCACCCCCCCACCGGGCGCGGCCTGTTGGGCGCGCTGCTCACCGCACTCGCCACCCTGGCGGCACTCGTCGCCGCCGCTCCGCCGGCCCAGGCGGACACGACGATCTGCGAACCGTTCGGATCGACCGTCATCCAGGGACGCTACGTCGCCCAGAACAACCGCTGGGGCACCAACGCCACCCAGTGCGTCACCGCCACCGACACAGGTTTCCGGGTCACCCAGGCCGACGGCTCGGTGCCCACCAACGGGGCCCCGAAGTCGTACCCGTCGGTCTTCGACGGCTGCCACTACACCAACTGCTCACCGGGGACCAACCTCCCCGCGCAGGTCAGCACCATCTCCAGCGCGCCCTCCAGCATCTCGTACGGCTATGTCGGCAACGCCGTGTACAACGCCTCGTACGACATCTGGCTGGACCCGACGCCCCGGACCGACGGCGTCAACCGGACCGAGATCATGATCTGGTTCAACCGGGTAGGCCCGATCCAGCCGATCGGCTCCCAGATCGGCACGGTCACCGTCGGTGGGCGTTTCTGGCAGGTGTGGCAGGGCAGCAACGGCTTCAACGACGTGCTGTCCTTCGTCGCCCCGTCGGCGATCGGCAGCTGGAGCTTCGACGTGATGGACTTCGTCCGGCAGGCCGTCTCCCGCGGAATGGCCCAGAACAACTGGTATCTGACGAGCGTTCAGGCAGGCTTCGAGCCCTGGCAGGACGGCGTGGGCCTCGCGGTGAACTCCTTCTCCTCCACCGTCAACACCGGTGACGGCGGTGGCGGCGATCCGGGGGAGCCCGGCGACGCCGCCTGCGAGGTCACGTACTCCGCGAACGTCTGGCCGGGCGGCTTCACCGCCGAGGTCATTGTCACCAACACCGGCACGGCCCCCGTCGACGGCTGGAAGCTCGGGTTCACCCTGCCGTCCGGGCAGCGGGTCACCAACGCCTGGAACGCCACCGTCGCCCCGTCCTCCGGAGCGGTCGTGGCGAGCAACGCCGCGCACAACGCGTGGATCGCCCCCGGCGGCAGCCAGAGCTTCGGCTTCCAGGGCGTCCACAGCGGCGCGTTCGCCGAGCCGGACGCGTTCAGCCTGAACGGCACCGCCTGCGTCACCGCGTGACGGCACCGGCGCCGCTCGCGCGGGCGGCCGGCTGGCCCACGCGGACGCACCCGGACGCACCCGGACGCGACCCGCACGGCCGGGCGCTCCACCGGTACGCCACGGGTTCCGGCGCGTTCCGTCGCGCCGGCCGGGCGCCCGGCCGACAGGCCGCCGTACCCGTCCGCCGGCCCCGCGCACGGCACCGGCGCCCCTGCCACAGCACCACCGCAGAGTGCACCACTGTCCCGGCACGACGGCACGCTGCACCACCGCACCGGCACCCCGCCCCCCACCTCCGAGGCCGTCCGTCCTCTTCCCCGTGTGCAGGTCGGCCCCGCAACACCCCCCGCACCGCTCCCTTCGGACCGCCCGGAAGGCCCGTCCGCATGAGCCCTTCAGCACTGACCCGCCCGCGCCTCCGGCGCCCCGCCCGCCCCGTCGTCTGTACCACGACGCCGGTCCTCGCCGGCCTCACCGCAGCGACATCAGCCCCGGCGACCTCCCCGTCGGCCGCCGCCGTACTCCCGTACCAGGACCCCTCCCGTCCCGTACCCGAACGCCTCGCCGACCTGGCGCCACTGCGTGGGCCGACCCCCACGACTCGCTGCAACACACCGCCCTGAGCACCCCGCTCGCGGCGCGGTGGGGACACCCGAACTGCCCACCGCCCCTCGTTCGGCTCCACCGCGGGCGGCGGTGACGGCGCCCGCCCCGCAGTGGGCCGGCACCCCCTGACCGCACCACCGGCACGACGCACCGGGCGCCGTCCCGGCGCGCTCCGCATTCCGCACCCGTACCGCACGCATCTGGAGGTAGGCATGCCAGACCGCTTCGGACCCGCAGCCGCACGCCCGCACCGACCACGACGACGCCGTACGTCCGCCCTGGCCACCACCCTGGCGACGCTGCTGCTCGGGGCGGCGGGACAGCTCTCCGCGCAGCCGGCGGCCGCCGCCGAGCCGCACGTGGACAACCCGTTCGCCGGAGCCTCGTTCTACGTCAACCCCGACTACGCCCGCCTGGTCGACGGGTCCATCGCCCAGACCACCGACGCGACGCTCAAGGCCCGGATGGAGAAGGTCAAGAGCTATCCGACGGCCGTCTGGCTGGACCGCATCGCCGCCATCCACGGCGGCGCGGCCAACGCGGGCCGCAAGAGCCTCGCCGACCACCTCGACCTGGCGCTCGCGCAGAAGAAGCCCGGTCAGCCCCTCGTCGCCACCTTTGTCGTGTACGACCTCCCGGGCCGGGACTGCTCCGCCCTCGCCTCCAACGGCGAACTGCCGTTGACCGCCGTCGGTTTGGCGCGTTACAAGACCGAGTACATCGACGAGATCGCCGAGGTGTTCGCCGACCCGAAGTACCAGGACATCCGGATCACCACCGTCATCGAACCGGACGGCCTGCCGAACCTGGTCACCAACCTGTCCGACCCCGAATGCGCCCAGGCCAAGAGCAGCGGCGTCCAGGTCGATGCCATCCGGTACGCGCTGAACAAGCTGCACGCCGTTCCGAACGTGTACACGTACATGGACTTCGCCCACTCCGGCTGGCTCGGCTGGGACACCAACCTCTCCCAGACCACCCAGCTGTACACGGACGTCGTCAGGGGCACCACGGCGGGGCTGGGCAGCGTGGACGGCCTGGTCACCAACGTCTCCAACTACACG
This region of Streptomyces chromofuscus genomic DNA includes:
- a CDS encoding helix-turn-helix domain-containing protein, with product MTFEAGQLGESGPELASLLRELRKRAGLSEDRLAARCNMSQSKVSRIENGRTRPSLVDVEAILRALEAPPELVAQASALARMANTEWRNLRELRRKGLGTRQAELKGLEASSAHMRYFLLSMITGLLATPEYVRASLAHSPADTSKAVAGKLERQAVLYDVSKQFTFLLTEQAVRWPVVSPLALAEQMDRLSSLSYLPNICIGVIPVGSVTPRVPLNAFTIYDASLVTIETSAGSLVLRDGRDVQTYLKEFAGYEECALFGEELRARLAEWSAACRA
- a CDS encoding GH12 family glycosyl hydrolase domain-containing protein, whose translation is MRPLSTHPPTGRGLLGALLTALATLAALVAAAPPAQADTTICEPFGSTVIQGRYVAQNNRWGTNATQCVTATDTGFRVTQADGSVPTNGAPKSYPSVFDGCHYTNCSPGTNLPAQVSTISSAPSSISYGYVGNAVYNASYDIWLDPTPRTDGVNRTEIMIWFNRVGPIQPIGSQIGTVTVGGRFWQVWQGSNGFNDVLSFVAPSAIGSWSFDVMDFVRQAVSRGMAQNNWYLTSVQAGFEPWQDGVGLAVNSFSSTVNTGDGGGGDPGEPGDAACEVTYSANVWPGGFTAEVIVTNTGTAPVDGWKLGFTLPSGQRVTNAWNATVAPSSGAVVASNAAHNAWIAPGGSQSFGFQGVHSGAFAEPDAFSLNGTACVTA
- a CDS encoding restriction endonuclease, whose product is MGNVMYLRMPFSASDADNWQSFERLVADEVSKLDSSATVQHDAKLVGVHSKIERQIDVLASVPAIGATMRIAFECKLYKRAVGIGTAEEFIGKLQDLRVDRGVLCVFGDVTPAAYRRLAGVLHPSIDLYLWHREKPTYLDLEKAFEEDCMDPDAPTWWDQRMSQVRRRWHDYSIPSSFL
- a CDS encoding DUF6879 family protein, with translation MLLDGDDWKATIRGFQFEAWRLETLPQYLVPQESGELEDFRAGKRVDPDTYSSPYTEDLKRLRGEGKRKGRVHILTRPLSEYLQFEFSRYYVPHVLAGEDIRILDVTERENPLPGVQDFWMFDRSTVVLMHYEDDGTQVSRELFESEPADFIAYQRIAIAESVPFLEYVKG